The genomic stretch TCTATTGCGAGGCAGAAACTCCTGAACTTGTGCATAAAACCCTCAATTGGATTTCCAATTGGGCAGAGCAGTTTAACTAAAAGAGAAGGGGCGCAAAGCGCCCCTTCTCTTTTAGCAAGCTTCTGCTTCTAATACACAACGTAGAGTTGATAAACCTTTTTTGAGTTGACGGGAAATCGTCACGGCACTGACCCCCAGCATTTTGGCGACATCCCTTTGAGGCATGTCTTCGATAAATACAAATTCGACAATCTCTCTAGTACGTTGCTCTAGAAGGGAGAGCGCTTGGTGTAAACGGAACTTCTCATCCTGTTGTGATTGCAGATTGCTCTTAGGATCGGCAACGAGATCACCAATGGAAGCGGCATCTTCTTCTTCGGAACGGATGGGAGCATCAAGACTTAAAGGAGCGCGATTTTGACAGGCTAGTTTTGCTTCTTGCCATTCACTGAGGTTGACTCCTAGGGCATTAGCAACTTCCTGTGCAGAGGGTTCTCTTTGTAGGGTATTGCGTAACTTTTGCATCACACGGACTGATTGTTGTTGCAAATCCATCCAACGGCGAGGAATGCGAACGGCTGAACTTTTATCGCGGAGATAATGTTGAATTTCGCCACGAATGTAGCGGACGGCGAAGGAACTAAAGGCATAACCGCGATTGAGTTCAAAGCGATCGACTGCACCGATGAGACCTAAGGCTCCCACTTGTAATAAATCGTCATATAGCTCTGAGTGACGATCTGCCCAGAAATGGACTTCTTTTTTGACGAGCCCGATATTTAAACGCACGATGCGATCGCGTAGGTATGCTGATGGTGCTTTGCGATATTGCTTGAGTAGTTCGAGGGTTGTAGTTTTGTCTGCCGCCGAAAACTCACGTACCTTATGAGTGGTGATGCTTGACTGAGTGGGAATGTCGGATTCGATGGTGAGTGTTGCGGTAGTCATAGTTTTGCCCTGAACTAATCAAGCTTTTTAATATAAGTCATGAATAACTTTTTTATTTCGATGTACTTAGATTAGGGGCTTAAGGAGTGAGCGTCACCTTTCAGACTGTTAGGGATTTGTTAAATTTCTAAATACCTAACACCTAACAGGTTGTTAGGTGTTAGGTTGAAAGGACGATCAAATATACTTAGACAGGATGTAGACTTTATTTTTTGAAAGGGTAAAAATGGAAAAAACAGTAGCTTTTCTCCAAGATGATCCGAATAACATTTAGCAAAGAAGAAATGGATGCCCTACATCACGAAAGATTCCATCACCCGCATCCGCGAGTACAGCGAAAAATGGAAGCACTATACCTAAAAAGCCAGAAATACGCGCACAAGGAAATCACGAAACTACTAAGAATCACTGAACCGACATTGTTGAGTTATTTACGAGATTATAAAGAAGGTGGGATAACCAAACTCAAAGAACTGACCTTTAATCGTCCCCAGAGTGAACTCAAACAGCATCAGGAAAGTTTAGAGATATATTTTCGAGAACATCCACCCAAAACTCTGGCTCATGCAGCAGCAACAATTGCCGAGTTGACAGGAATTGTTCGTAGTCGAGAACAGGTGCGTCATTTTTTGAAATCGATGGGAATGAGTTGTCGTCGAGTGGGGCTAATACCTGCTAAGGCTGACCCAGCAGCACAAGAGGAATTTCTAAAAAAAAACTAGAACCACGCTTAGAGGAAGCTAAATCTGGTCAAAGAGCCGTTTTCTTTGTCGATGCGGCACATTTTGTCCTCGGTGCTTATTTAGGCTTTTTGTGGT from Pseudanabaena sp. Chao 1811 encodes the following:
- a CDS encoding sigma-70 family RNA polymerase sigma factor, with the translated sequence MTTATLTIESDIPTQSSITTHKVREFSAADKTTTLELLKQYRKAPSAYLRDRIVRLNIGLVKKEVHFWADRHSELYDDLLQVGALGLIGAVDRFELNRGYAFSSFAVRYIRGEIQHYLRDKSSAVRIPRRWMDLQQQSVRVMQKLRNTLQREPSAQEVANALGVNLSEWQEAKLACQNRAPLSLDAPIRSEEEDAASIGDLVADPKSNLQSQQDEKFRLHQALSLLEQRTREIVEFVFIEDMPQRDVAKMLGVSAVTISRQLKKGLSTLRCVLEAEAC